A genomic region of Caenorhabditis elegans chromosome V contains the following coding sequences:
- the fipr-6 gene encoding FIP (Fungus-Induced Protein) Related (Product from WormBase gene class fipr;~Confirmed by transcript evidence), giving the protein MNSKFLLCVLAIAMCSIVQEASAQYYGYASSYYPSYYGGYGYGAYRAYGGYGLGSAYAGYYGKREAGFGPTQN; this is encoded by the exons ATGAACTCTAAATT CCTTCTCTGCGTCCTCGCCATTGCCATGTGCTCAATTGTTCAAGAAGCTTCTGCTCAATATTATGGATATGCTTCATCTTATTATCCATCATACTATGGAGGATATGGATATGGAGCATATCGAGCTTATGGAGGATATGGACTTGGATCTGCATATGCTGGATATTACGGAAAGAGAGAAGCTGGATTTGGACCTACTCAGAACTAA
- the str-182 gene encoding Seven TM Receptor (Partially confirmed by transcript evidence) has translation MLELLKDIVQCFALLISIFLNTILTYLILTKSNSKMGSYKYIMMYLSLSALCYSVLGMIVRPDLLSYSSCFVVYIKNSTSFFSPTVMIYLMSLICGFYFFFASLISVHFVYRYKALKYGSKWIYFHGKYTFAWFLISPILYINWTLNCIFAFQPNQRSTEFLRPRMERDFGINVDDVTYIIADFYPMHENGQKFPSIGAFISGFNFLLMTTVSLFVIFIFGFKCYYEMTRVVVPGRNYSITQKLLQTQLFRALVFQTLIPLIIMYIPLFILFLFPMLNIDLGFAHYVSISISLYPALDALPSILLIRDYRDSLIKMFKKQENVPMFAPYYVRRGSTTISSARKSHVQLNRVELS, from the exons ATGCTCGAGTTGCTGAAAGATATTGTTCAATGTTTTGCTCTccttatttctatttttctaaacaCAATTTTAACTTATTTAATTCTTACAAAATCAAACAGTAAAATGGGTTCCTACAAATATATTATGATGTATCTATCATTATCAGCACTTTGTTATTCTGTACTGGGAATGATTGTCAGACct GATCTTCTATCGTACAGCTCATGTTTTGTtgtatatattaaaaattctacTTCATTTTTTAGTCCAACAGTAATGATTTATTTAATGt CGCTCATTTGCggtttttatttcttttttgcatCTTTGATTTCTGTCCACTTTGTCTATAGATACAAAGCTCTGAAATATGGCTCGAAATGGATATATTTTCATGGAAAGTATACATTTGCCTGGTTTCTTATTTCTCCAATACTCTATATCAATTGGACATTAAATTGTATATTTGCGTTTCAGCCAAATCAAAGAAGTACGGAATTTCTAAg GCCTAGAATGGAAAGAGATTTTGGAATAAATGTGGATGATGTGACTTATATTATTGCGGATTTCTATCCAATGCATGAAAATGGCCAGAAATTTCCATCAATTGGAGCATTTATATCAggatttaattttcttttaatgact acggtTTCATTATTTGTAATCTTCATATTCGGCTTCAAATGCTACTACGAAATGACACGGGTTGTTGTTCCCGGACGAAACTATtcaataactcaaaaattacttCAAACTCAATTATTTCGAGCTCTCGTATTCCAAACTCTTATTCCACTCATCATTATGTATATTCccttatttattttatttctattcCCAATGCTCAATATTGACTTGGGATTTGCCCATTACGTATCTATTTCGATATCTTTATATCCTGCACTGGATGCTCTTCCAAGTATTCTACTAATCAGAGATTATCGAGATTCTttgattaaaatgtttaaaaagcAAGAGAATGTACCAATGTTTGCACCGTACTATGTACGAAGAGGAAGTACAACAATTTCAAGTGCCAGAAAAAGCCATGTTCAATTGAACCGTGTCGAGTTGAGCTAA
- the fubl-1 gene encoding K Homology domain-containing protein (Partially confirmed by transcript evidence) → MEGFNPQQATHTTSLKRERSEDEEYSLPAKRPADDTDLNPFMDDNEAVNEKYPIPESAVGIVIGRGGSEIQGIQAKAGCRVQMSPDADPSSGVRMVTLEGSRSNVETAKHLINEVVARSQNPRPQYGFPRAQTTIDIAIPPNRCGLIIGKSGDTIRQLQEKSGCKMILVQDNQSVSDQSKPLRITGDPQKIELAKQLVAEILNSGGDGNGGSGLQMHHAGGGGGASARGEVVVPRSSVGIIIGKQGDTIKRLAMETGTKIQFKPDDDPSTPERCAVIMGTRDQIYRATERITELVKKSTMQQGGGGNVAGAMVSNEASTFYMSVPAAKCGLVIGKGGETIKQINSESGAHCELSRDPTGNADEKVFVIKGGKRAIEHAKHLIRIKVGDIAPNTPFRDDSAMTMQTQFSAPAQNNFGGQQQWNPVAQIPAAAQNPYQVGGWQQNSVYAQQTAAPAAAPYAAAGIVQPQQQVAYQQPQVVQQVQPATTVAATTTPTVDPVTGEQDYSAQWMEYYKSIGAHDKAEAVEAQMKKKKAEAAARAVVPGGLIQQMPMGMAMPQMSAQARVPTQNYPAYSAAGAAPYQAQQYGQYQ, encoded by the exons ATGGAAGGATTTAACCCGCAG CAAGCTACTCACACAACTTCACTCAAGAGGGAACGAAGCGAGGATGAGGAAT ATTCGCTTCCCGCCAAGCGACCGGCTGACGACACGGATTTGAATCCGTTCATGGATGACAATGAGGCCGTTAACGAGAAGTATCCGATTCCCGAATCGGCTGTTGGAATTGTAATTGGTCGAGGGGGATCCGAAATTCAGGGAATTCAAGCCAAGGCTGGTTGTCGTGTTCAAATGTCACCAGACGCCGACCCATCTTCTGGAGTCAGGATGGTTACTTTAGAAGGATCCCGTTCCAATGTTGAGACCGCGAAACATCTTATCAACGAGGTCGTTGCACGTTCTCAAAATCCTCGTCCTCAGTACGGGTTCCCCCGCGCCCAAACCACTATTGACATTGCAATCCCACCAAACCGTTGTGGTCTGATCATTGGAAAGTCTGGTGATACCATTAGACAGCTTCAG GAGAAAAGTGGTTGTAAAATGATCCTTGTACAAGACAATCAATCCGTTAGCGACCAGTCCAAGCCTTTACGTATTACCGGTGATCCACAAAAGATTGAACTTGCAAAACAGTTAGTTGCCGAAATTCTTAACAGTGGAGGTGATGGTAATGGAGGAAGTGGCCTTCAGATGCACCacgctggtggtggtggtggagcttCTGCTCGCGGAGAAGTTGTCGTTCCAAGAAGTTCGGTTGGTATTATTATTGGAAAGCAAGGTGACACTATCAAACGTCTTGCCATGGAAACAGGAACTAAGATTCAGTTCAAACCTGACGATGATCCGAGCACACCAGAGAGATGCGCTGTTATCATGGGAACTCGTGATCAAATTTATCGAGCCACGGAGCGAATTACTGAACTTGTAAAAAAGAGCACAATGCAACAAGGTGGTGGCGGAAATGTCGCCGGTGCAATGGTGTCGAATGAAGCATCG ACTTTCTACATGTCAGTTCCTGCTGCCAAATGCGGTCTTGTAATTGGAAAGGGTGGCGAGACGATTAAGCAGATCAACAGCGAAAGTGGAGCACATTGTGAGCTTTCGCGTGATCCAACTGGCAATGCCGACGAAAAAGTGTTCGTAATAAAAGGAGGGAAACGAGCAATCGAACACGCTAAGCATTTGATTCGAATCAAAGTCGGAGATATTGCACCGAACACTCCATTCCGGGATGATTCGGCGATGACTATGCAAACACAGTTCTCAGCACCTGCTCAAAACAATTTCGGAGGGCAACAACAATGGAATCCGGTAGCACAAATTCCAGCAGCTGCGCAGAACCCATACCAAGTTGGTGGATGGCAACAAAACAGTGTTTATGCTCAGCAAACGGCCGCGCCTGCTGCTGCCCCATACGCTGCAGCCGGTATCGTCCAACCACAGCAGCAAGTGGCATATCAACAACCGCAAGTAGTGCAGCAGGTTCAGCCTGCAACAACAGTTGCTGCCACGACGACACCTACCGTTGACCCAGTTACCGGCGAACAAGATTATTCAGCTCAGTGGATGGAATATTATAA ATCAATTGGAGCTCACGACAAAGCTGAAGCAGTTGAAGCTcagatgaagaaaaagaaggcaGAAGCAGCAGCTCGCGCGGTTGTACCAGGTGGACTCATACAACAAATGCCAATGGGAATGGCAATGCCTCAAATGTCAGCACAGGCTCGTGTTCCAACTCAAAATTATCCAGCTTACTCTGCTGCAGGAGCTGCTCCATATCAAGCACAACAATATGGACAATATCAATAA
- the fubl-1 gene encoding K Homology domain-containing protein (Confirmed by transcript evidence) → MSFVYEFSRFQFIPTQFFLSISQYLFNRIDKLITIHHLESLISLFSDSLPAKRPADDTDLNPFMDDNEAVNEKYPIPESAVGIVIGRGGSEIQGIQAKAGCRVQMSPDADPSSGVRMVTLEGSRSNVETAKHLINEVVARSQNPRPQYGFPRAQTTIDIAIPPNRCGLIIGKSGDTIRQLQEKSGCKMILVQDNQSVSDQSKPLRITGDPQKIELAKQLVAEILNSGGDGNGGSGLQMHHAGGGGGASARGEVVVPRSSVGIIIGKQGDTIKRLAMETGTKIQFKPDDDPSTPERCAVIMGTRDQIYRATERITELVKKSTMQQGGGGNVAGAMVSNEASTFYMSVPAAKCGLVIGKGGETIKQINSESGAHCELSRDPTGNADEKVFVIKGGKRAIEHAKHLIRIKVGDIAPNTPFRDDSAMTMQTQFSAPAQNNFGGQQQWNPVAQIPAAAQNPYQVGGWQQNSVYAQQTAAPAAAPYAAAGIVQPQQQVAYQQPQVVQQVQPATTVAATTTPTVDPVTGEQDYSAQWMEYYKSIGAHDKAEAVEAQMKKKKAEAAARAVVPGGLIQQMPMGMAMPQMSAQARVPTQNYPAYSAAGAAPYQAQQYGQYQ, encoded by the exons ATGTCGTTTGTTtacgaattttctcgatttcaaTTCATTCCTACgcagttttttctttcaatatcACAATATTTGTTTAATCGAATCGATAAGCTGATCACAATACATCATTTAGAGTCTCTAATCAGTCTGTTTTCAGATTCGCTTCCCGCCAAGCGACCGGCTGACGACACGGATTTGAATCCGTTCATGGATGACAATGAGGCCGTTAACGAGAAGTATCCGATTCCCGAATCGGCTGTTGGAATTGTAATTGGTCGAGGGGGATCCGAAATTCAGGGAATTCAAGCCAAGGCTGGTTGTCGTGTTCAAATGTCACCAGACGCCGACCCATCTTCTGGAGTCAGGATGGTTACTTTAGAAGGATCCCGTTCCAATGTTGAGACCGCGAAACATCTTATCAACGAGGTCGTTGCACGTTCTCAAAATCCTCGTCCTCAGTACGGGTTCCCCCGCGCCCAAACCACTATTGACATTGCAATCCCACCAAACCGTTGTGGTCTGATCATTGGAAAGTCTGGTGATACCATTAGACAGCTTCAG GAGAAAAGTGGTTGTAAAATGATCCTTGTACAAGACAATCAATCCGTTAGCGACCAGTCCAAGCCTTTACGTATTACCGGTGATCCACAAAAGATTGAACTTGCAAAACAGTTAGTTGCCGAAATTCTTAACAGTGGAGGTGATGGTAATGGAGGAAGTGGCCTTCAGATGCACCacgctggtggtggtggtggagcttCTGCTCGCGGAGAAGTTGTCGTTCCAAGAAGTTCGGTTGGTATTATTATTGGAAAGCAAGGTGACACTATCAAACGTCTTGCCATGGAAACAGGAACTAAGATTCAGTTCAAACCTGACGATGATCCGAGCACACCAGAGAGATGCGCTGTTATCATGGGAACTCGTGATCAAATTTATCGAGCCACGGAGCGAATTACTGAACTTGTAAAAAAGAGCACAATGCAACAAGGTGGTGGCGGAAATGTCGCCGGTGCAATGGTGTCGAATGAAGCATCG ACTTTCTACATGTCAGTTCCTGCTGCCAAATGCGGTCTTGTAATTGGAAAGGGTGGCGAGACGATTAAGCAGATCAACAGCGAAAGTGGAGCACATTGTGAGCTTTCGCGTGATCCAACTGGCAATGCCGACGAAAAAGTGTTCGTAATAAAAGGAGGGAAACGAGCAATCGAACACGCTAAGCATTTGATTCGAATCAAAGTCGGAGATATTGCACCGAACACTCCATTCCGGGATGATTCGGCGATGACTATGCAAACACAGTTCTCAGCACCTGCTCAAAACAATTTCGGAGGGCAACAACAATGGAATCCGGTAGCACAAATTCCAGCAGCTGCGCAGAACCCATACCAAGTTGGTGGATGGCAACAAAACAGTGTTTATGCTCAGCAAACGGCCGCGCCTGCTGCTGCCCCATACGCTGCAGCCGGTATCGTCCAACCACAGCAGCAAGTGGCATATCAACAACCGCAAGTAGTGCAGCAGGTTCAGCCTGCAACAACAGTTGCTGCCACGACGACACCTACCGTTGACCCAGTTACCGGCGAACAAGATTATTCAGCTCAGTGGATGGAATATTATAA ATCAATTGGAGCTCACGACAAAGCTGAAGCAGTTGAAGCTcagatgaagaaaaagaaggcaGAAGCAGCAGCTCGCGCGGTTGTACCAGGTGGACTCATACAACAAATGCCAATGGGAATGGCAATGCCTCAAATGTCAGCACAGGCTCGTGTTCCAACTCAAAATTATCCAGCTTACTCTGCTGCAGGAGCTGCTCCATATCAAGCACAACAATATGGACAATATCAATAA
- the fubl-1 gene encoding K Homology domain-containing protein (Confirmed by transcript evidence) has translation MDDNEAVNEKYPIPESAVGIVIGRGGSEIQGIQAKAGCRVQMSPDADPSSGVRMVTLEGSRSNVETAKHLINEVVARSQNPRPQYGFPRAQTTIDIAIPPNRCGLIIGKSGDTIRQLQEKSGCKMILVQDNQSVSDQSKPLRITGDPQKIELAKQLVAEILNSGGDGNGGSGLQMHHAGGGGGASARGEVVVPRSSVGIIIGKQGDTIKRLAMETGTKIQFKPDDDPSTPERCAVIMGTRDQIYRATERITELVKKSTMQQGGGGNVAGAMVSNEASTFYMSVPAAKCGLVIGKGGETIKQINSESGAHCELSRDPTGNADEKVFVIKGGKRAIEHAKHLIRIKVGDIAPNTPFRDDSAMTMQTQFSAPAQNNFGGQQQWNPVAQIPAAAQNPYQVGGWQQNSVYAQQTAAPAAAPYAAAGIVQPQQQVAYQQPQVVQQVQPATTVAATTTPTVDPVTGEQDYSAQWMEYYKSIGAHDKAEAVEAQMKKKKAEAAARAVVPGGLIQQMPMGMAMPQMSAQARVPTQNYPAYSAAGAAPYQAQQYGQYQ, from the exons ATGGATGACAATGAGGCCGTTAACGAGAAGTATCCGATTCCCGAATCGGCTGTTGGAATTGTAATTGGTCGAGGGGGATCCGAAATTCAGGGAATTCAAGCCAAGGCTGGTTGTCGTGTTCAAATGTCACCAGACGCCGACCCATCTTCTGGAGTCAGGATGGTTACTTTAGAAGGATCCCGTTCCAATGTTGAGACCGCGAAACATCTTATCAACGAGGTCGTTGCACGTTCTCAAAATCCTCGTCCTCAGTACGGGTTCCCCCGCGCCCAAACCACTATTGACATTGCAATCCCACCAAACCGTTGTGGTCTGATCATTGGAAAGTCTGGTGATACCATTAGACAGCTTCAG GAGAAAAGTGGTTGTAAAATGATCCTTGTACAAGACAATCAATCCGTTAGCGACCAGTCCAAGCCTTTACGTATTACCGGTGATCCACAAAAGATTGAACTTGCAAAACAGTTAGTTGCCGAAATTCTTAACAGTGGAGGTGATGGTAATGGAGGAAGTGGCCTTCAGATGCACCacgctggtggtggtggtggagcttCTGCTCGCGGAGAAGTTGTCGTTCCAAGAAGTTCGGTTGGTATTATTATTGGAAAGCAAGGTGACACTATCAAACGTCTTGCCATGGAAACAGGAACTAAGATTCAGTTCAAACCTGACGATGATCCGAGCACACCAGAGAGATGCGCTGTTATCATGGGAACTCGTGATCAAATTTATCGAGCCACGGAGCGAATTACTGAACTTGTAAAAAAGAGCACAATGCAACAAGGTGGTGGCGGAAATGTCGCCGGTGCAATGGTGTCGAATGAAGCATCG ACTTTCTACATGTCAGTTCCTGCTGCCAAATGCGGTCTTGTAATTGGAAAGGGTGGCGAGACGATTAAGCAGATCAACAGCGAAAGTGGAGCACATTGTGAGCTTTCGCGTGATCCAACTGGCAATGCCGACGAAAAAGTGTTCGTAATAAAAGGAGGGAAACGAGCAATCGAACACGCTAAGCATTTGATTCGAATCAAAGTCGGAGATATTGCACCGAACACTCCATTCCGGGATGATTCGGCGATGACTATGCAAACACAGTTCTCAGCACCTGCTCAAAACAATTTCGGAGGGCAACAACAATGGAATCCGGTAGCACAAATTCCAGCAGCTGCGCAGAACCCATACCAAGTTGGTGGATGGCAACAAAACAGTGTTTATGCTCAGCAAACGGCCGCGCCTGCTGCTGCCCCATACGCTGCAGCCGGTATCGTCCAACCACAGCAGCAAGTGGCATATCAACAACCGCAAGTAGTGCAGCAGGTTCAGCCTGCAACAACAGTTGCTGCCACGACGACACCTACCGTTGACCCAGTTACCGGCGAACAAGATTATTCAGCTCAGTGGATGGAATATTATAA ATCAATTGGAGCTCACGACAAAGCTGAAGCAGTTGAAGCTcagatgaagaaaaagaaggcaGAAGCAGCAGCTCGCGCGGTTGTACCAGGTGGACTCATACAACAAATGCCAATGGGAATGGCAATGCCTCAAATGTCAGCACAGGCTCGTGTTCCAACTCAAAATTATCCAGCTTACTCTGCTGCAGGAGCTGCTCCATATCAAGCACAACAATATGGACAATATCAATAA
- the fipr-8 gene encoding FIP (Fungus-Induced Protein) Related (Product from WormBase gene class fipr;~Confirmed by transcript evidence) — MNSKFLLCVLAIAMCSIVQEASAQYYGYASSYYPSYYGGYGYGAYGAYGGYGLGSAYAGYYGKREAGFGPTQN; from the exons ATGAACTCTAAATT CCTTCTCTGCGTCCTCGCCATTGCCATGTGCTCAATTGTTCAAGAAGCTTCTGCTCAATATTATGGATATGCTTCATCTTATTATCCATCATACTATGGAGGATATGGATACGGAGCATATGGAGCTTATGGAGGATATGGACTTGGATCTGCATATGCTGGATATTACGGAAAGAGAGAAGCTGGATTTGGACCTACTCAGAACtaa
- the C12D8.21 gene encoding Polyprotein (Confirmed by transcript evidence) produces MDICGINEELDNIAVADMTEQQAHRLLRENQLAWKKEGTKIRRKQRRALKASKRRHEMGMNLEPKQQRIPKKDAPTVQPKSI; encoded by the exons atggATATTTGTGGTATAAATGAAGAACTTGACAACATTGCCGTTGCAGATATGACAGAACAACAG GCTCATCGCCTACTGCGTGAAAATCAACTTGCATGGAAAAAGGAAGGCACAAAAATacgaagaaaacaaagaagagCTTTGAAGGCATCCAAAAGAAGACACGAAATGGGAATG AATCTTGAGCCGAAACAACAAaggattccaaaaaaagatgCACCAACAGTTCAACCAAAATCAATATGA
- the C12D8.21 gene encoding Polyprotein (Predicted) yields MGMNLEPKQQRIPKKDAPTVQPKSI; encoded by the exons ATGGGAATG AATCTTGAGCCGAAACAACAAaggattccaaaaaaagatgCACCAACAGTTCAACCAAAATCAATATGA
- the col-148 gene encoding Nematode cuticle collagen N-terminal domain-containing protein (Confirmed by transcript evidence), with protein sequence MFEEKLIVGISTAISALAVFGWFFVIPSLYNTISAIHDEVSSGVSLFRDETDLAWTELMDVQISVSPPSYPRDHPFSSIIRQKRQSFASLPEWCQCEPTKPICPPGPPGQPGQQGQKGPPGVPGQRGQDCTIVYAPIICPPVSQECVKCPPGPVGAIGPMGPIGSMGRAGQPGYSGPRGNDGFPGLPGPPGENGQPGQSGKDGQPGRNGADGKRGYGAPGAPGAQGKPGPSGPPGIDGYPGQNGWKGQQGVPGQDDFPGTFGEPGAAGKQGYPGLPGSDASYCPCPNRSANFHTK encoded by the exons ATGTTTGAAGAGAAACTTATTGTTGGAATTTCAACTGCAATTTCAGCACTTGCAGTGTTTGGGTGGTTTTTTGTGATTCCATCGTTATACAATACAATATCTGCAATTCATGATGAA GTATCATCTGGTGTTTCTCTTTTCCGAGATGAAACAGATCTTGCTTGGACAGAGCTGATGGATGTTCAGATTTCTGTTTCCCCACCATCTTATCCACGTGATCATCCGTTCAGTTCAATCATTCGTCAGAAGCGTCAGTCATTTGCAAGTCTTCCAGAATGGTGTCAATGTGAGCCAACCAAACCAATTTGTCCACCTGGCCCACCGGGACAACCGGGACAACAAGGACAGAAAGGCCCGCCAGGAGTTCCAGGGCAACGTGGACAAGATTGTACAATTGTTTATGCTCCAATCATCTGCCCTCCTGTTTCTCAAGAATGTGTTAAATGTCCTCCGGGACCAGTAGGAGCAATAGGACCAATGGGCCCAATAGGATCTATGGGTAGAGCTGGTCAACCGGGATACTCCGGACCACGTGGAAATGACGGATTTCCTGGACTTCCTGGGCCACCAGGAGAAAATGGACAACCAGGACAATCAGGAAAAGATGGTCAACCAGGAAGAAACGGAGCTGATGGTAAGAGAGGATACGGAGCCCCAGGTGCACCTGGAGCTCAAGGAAAGCCAGGACCATCTGGACCCCCTGGAATTGATGGATATCCTGGGCAAAATGGTTGGAAAGGACAACAAGGAGTACCAGGGCAAGACGATTTTCCAGGAACATTTGGAGAACCAGGTGCAGCTGGAAAACAAGGATATCCTGGACTTCCAGGATCAGATGCATCTTATTGTCCATGCCCGAATAGATCGGCTAATTTTCATACTAAATAG
- the C12D8.9 gene encoding DUF3501 family protein (Confirmed by transcript evidence) has translation MSITEDIDDLKTAIENNEPIRKGIEETMHRASQIRIKQRYNCAEQEVTQMRAPFLGFSVFVRFQSRARAHTIKIINEDEVEQMLASSPVPYS, from the exons ATGAGTATTACGGAAGACATTGATGATTTGAAGACTGCCATCGAAAACAACGAACCAATTCGAAAAGGAATAGAGGAAACCATGCACAGAGCTTCTCAGATTCGTATCAAACAg aGATACAACTGCGCTGAGCAAGAAGTTACTCAAATGCGTGCTCCATTTCTTGGATTCTCAGTTTTTGTTCGATTCCAGTCAAGAGCTCGTGCCCatacaattaaaattattaatgaaGACGAAGTCGAGCAAATGTTAGCGAGTAGCCCTGTTCCTTattcttaa
- the C12D8.9 gene encoding DUF3501 family protein (Confirmed by transcript evidence) — protein MHRASQIRIKQRYNCAEQEVTQMRAPFLGFSVFVRFQSRARAHTIKIINEDEVEQMLASSPVPYS, from the exons ATGCACAGAGCTTCTCAGATTCGTATCAAACAg aGATACAACTGCGCTGAGCAAGAAGTTACTCAAATGCGTGCTCCATTTCTTGGATTCTCAGTTTTTGTTCGATTCCAGTCAAGAGCTCGTGCCCatacaattaaaattattaatgaaGACGAAGTCGAGCAAATGTTAGCGAGTAGCCCTGTTCCTTattcttaa